One genomic window of Nitrosomonas sp. Is35 includes the following:
- a CDS encoding IS5 family transposase (programmed frameshift), with protein MEITETQYQQIEHCLPRQRGNVSHSNLQVLNAILYVAEHGCKWRGLPKRFGNWHTIYTRMNRWAKSGVLSHVFGQLQHQQIIRIRIETVSLDSTSIKVHPDGTGAFKKNGPQSIGKSRGGWTTKIHLVAADSRTTIGFALSPGHAHDAPEGRQLLLSLGPVNTPTYLLMDRAYEGDQTRQLALDLGYIPVVPPKANRLSPWEYNRAMYKKRNEIERLFRRLKGFRRIFSRFDKLDVVFISFIHFALIVEAIRLC; from the exons ATGGAAATCACCGAAACTCAATATCAACAGATCGAGCACTGCCTGCCGCGTCAGCGTGGCAACGTCAGCCATTCCAATCTGCAAGTTCTCAATGCCATTCTTTACGTTGCCGAGCATGGCTGCAAGTGGCGAGGACTGCCCAAGCGATTCGGCAACTGGCATACCATCTATACCCGCATGAATCGCTGGGCAAAGAGTGGTGTACTGAGCCATGTATTTGGGCAACTTCAGCATCAGCAAATCATCCGTATCCGTATTGAAACTGTTTCGCTGGACAGCACCAGCATCAAAGTCCATCCCGACGGTACGGGTGCGT TTAAAAAAAACGGCCCCCAATCCATCGGAAAATCTCGAGGTGGATGGACCACCAAAATTCATCTGGTTGCCGCAGATTCCAGAACAACCATAGGCTTTGCCCTCTCGCCCGGTCACGCCCACGATGCGCCAGAGGGCAGGCAGCTTTTGCTTTCCCTCGGTCCCGTCAATACGCCCACCTACCTGCTGATGGATCGTGCTTATGAGGGCGACCAAACCCGGCAACTGGCACTAGATTTGGGTTACATCCCGGTTGTTCCGCCCAAAGCAAATCGCTTGTCACCCTGGGAATACAACCGTGCCATGTACAAAAAACGCAACGAGATCGAACGATTGTTCAGAAGGCTCAAGGGATTTCGCCGCATCTTCTCCAGGTTCGATAAGCTCGATGTCGTCTTCATCTCCTTTATCCACTTCGCTCTCATCGTCGAAGCAATCAGATTGTGTTAA